A single genomic interval of Deltaproteobacteria bacterium harbors:
- a CDS encoding LPS-assembly protein LptD produces the protein MRLPAVIAAAVILAALSAPVRAANLLPGVFKSGTKQAAGITLGGPVTLNADSLSYDEDTGIAVAEGNVEIGFGNRSIRADRIRYNSETGDAELVGRVHYKEMGDEFSFDRIELNIGTELGVMYNGSIRLATNNYQIQSEKFEKIGARKFRIRKGTLTTCPCDPEPDWKFEVRRSEVTIDGYAVGKDVTFKIRGKPVLWLPWAAFPVKLTRQSGLLMPNFSHSGSKGYSFQLPFYWAISKWSDATVTLEHMSDRGLRPEVEYRYALTPSAGGEAHFTAHHDRKFDGDRYRVYGKNAYCNGDGWTSNAKWDFVSDDPYYVDLVDEDILRTGRHVASRAFIGRGSGENYGALSASWVQDLQDVPDDNTVQRLPEATAAFLPRPVGFGGIEAGGEIAAVFFYRRAGDRELRGRSYAELNRSFRLHPGVTFTPFLFLDLLGSTPTTDVYGTRSGGRVLPGGGGHVETDFRRTFEREDGKRLVHLVQSDVAFRFVPSVNQTDIPLTDQWARVTEQRQLTFSVTQRLLRLGGADNAAQGGTDNVTGPYELASLALEWALELGEREPTGSPYLDPLSPFVRSLRDQIDVAAGRIGRQREAASDVFARFQVRPSPPWTLTGETLFDTGRGNFTLAALGAEWKRSADHRASLEYRISRDLAEDLNGQFAVRPVRSLGLKTTMNYSIREARLAEGTATLTVYPRSECWNVGIEAGRKTRPDISSYKLLFSLRGIGTLGN, from the coding sequence ATGCGCCTGCCGGCGGTAATCGCGGCGGCGGTCATCCTTGCCGCCTTGTCGGCGCCCGTCCGTGCGGCCAACCTCCTTCCCGGCGTCTTTAAATCCGGGACGAAGCAGGCCGCCGGGATAACGCTGGGCGGACCGGTGACGCTTAACGCCGACTCGCTTTCATACGACGAGGACACCGGGATCGCCGTGGCCGAGGGGAACGTCGAGATAGGGTTCGGGAACCGCTCCATCCGCGCGGACCGGATCCGGTACAATTCGGAAACAGGGGATGCCGAGCTGGTCGGGCGCGTGCATTACAAGGAAATGGGGGACGAATTCTCCTTCGACCGGATCGAATTGAACATAGGGACGGAACTCGGGGTGATGTACAACGGGAGCATCCGCCTCGCCACCAACAACTACCAGATCCAGAGCGAGAAGTTCGAGAAGATCGGCGCCCGGAAGTTCCGGATCAGGAAGGGGACGCTGACCACCTGCCCTTGCGATCCCGAGCCGGACTGGAAATTCGAGGTGAGGAGATCGGAAGTCACCATAGACGGGTACGCCGTGGGGAAGGACGTGACGTTCAAGATTCGGGGAAAGCCCGTCCTCTGGCTCCCCTGGGCGGCATTCCCCGTGAAGCTCACCCGTCAAAGCGGATTGCTCATGCCGAATTTCTCGCACAGCGGATCGAAGGGATATTCGTTCCAGCTCCCGTTCTACTGGGCGATATCGAAGTGGAGCGACGCCACTGTTACACTCGAACATATGAGCGACAGGGGTCTCCGCCCCGAAGTGGAGTACCGATACGCCTTGACTCCCTCCGCGGGGGGTGAGGCGCATTTCACGGCGCACCACGACAGAAAATTCGACGGCGACAGGTACCGCGTCTACGGCAAGAACGCTTACTGTAACGGCGACGGCTGGACCTCGAACGCGAAATGGGACTTCGTTTCGGACGATCCGTATTACGTCGACCTGGTGGACGAGGATATCCTGAGGACGGGAAGGCACGTGGCTTCCAGGGCGTTCATCGGCCGCGGATCCGGGGAAAACTACGGCGCGCTTTCCGCGTCGTGGGTCCAGGACCTTCAGGACGTCCCGGACGACAACACCGTTCAGCGGCTTCCCGAGGCGACGGCGGCCTTTCTTCCCCGGCCCGTGGGCTTCGGAGGCATCGAAGCCGGCGGCGAGATCGCGGCCGTTTTTTTCTACCGGCGCGCGGGCGACCGTGAACTTCGCGGCAGAAGCTACGCCGAGCTGAACCGGTCATTCAGGTTGCATCCCGGCGTCACGTTCACGCCCTTCCTGTTCCTGGATCTGCTGGGCTCCACGCCGACGACGGATGTATACGGTACCCGGAGCGGGGGAAGGGTCCTTCCCGGCGGCGGCGGTCATGTAGAGACCGATTTCCGCCGGACATTCGAAAGGGAGGACGGAAAGAGGCTGGTCCACCTGGTGCAGTCCGACGTCGCGTTCCGATTCGTCCCTTCCGTAAATCAGACCGATATACCGCTTACCGACCAATGGGCGCGCGTCACGGAACAGCGGCAGCTCACATTTTCGGTGACACAACGGCTGCTGCGCCTGGGCGGCGCCGACAATGCGGCCCAGGGCGGCACGGACAACGTCACCGGGCCGTACGAGCTGGCATCGCTTGCCCTGGAATGGGCGCTGGAGCTTGGGGAGAGGGAGCCTACCGGTTCGCCTTATCTTGATCCCCTCTCGCCGTTCGTAAGGTCGCTGCGCGACCAGATCGACGTCGCGGCGGGAAGGATCGGGCGGCAGCGCGAGGCGGCTTCCGACGTCTTTGCGAGGTTCCAGGTCCGTCCCTCCCCGCCCTGGACGCTGACCGGCGAGACCCTGTTCGACACGGGGCGAGGAAATTTCACGCTGGCCGCGCTGGGAGCGGAGTGGAAGCGCTCCGCCGACCACAGGGCGTCGCTGGAGTACCGCATATCGCGGGACCTCGCTGAGGACCTGAACGGACAGTTCGCCGTCCGTCCCGTCAGGTCATTGGGATTGAAGACGACCATGAATTATTCCATCAGGGAGGCCCGGTTGGCCGAGGGGACCGCGACCCTGACGGTGTATCCGCGCAGCGAATGCTGGAACGTGGGGATCGAGGCCGGCAGGAAGACGAGGCCTGACATCTCAAGCTACAAGCTCCTCTTCTCGCTCAGGGGCATCGGAACGCTGGGGAATTGA
- a CDS encoding acetyl-CoA carboxylase carboxyltransferase subunit beta yields the protein MPIRLFRRKDESEKKIKIPEGMWIKCDACLEIIYKPEVERNLNVCPKCNYHFRIPAMERLRAVADEGTFLEFGEDLESVDMLTFTDTKKYTDRLKEAKKKTGRKEAVITGSAKINGIDVVLAVLDFEFLGGSMGCVVGEKVTAAAESALELSFPLIVFSASGGARMQEGVLSLMQMAKTSAALARLADARLPFISVLTDPTTGGVAASFAMLGDIIVSEPGALIGFAGPRVIEQTIKQKLPEGFQRAEFLLEHGMIDIIVERTRLKPTLTQLLRFMTAFPGK from the coding sequence ATGCCCATACGTCTTTTCCGAAGGAAGGACGAAAGCGAAAAGAAGATCAAGATCCCGGAAGGGATGTGGATCAAGTGCGACGCCTGCCTCGAGATCATCTACAAGCCCGAGGTCGAACGGAACCTGAACGTCTGCCCGAAGTGCAATTACCATTTCCGCATCCCGGCCATGGAGCGTCTGCGCGCCGTCGCCGACGAGGGGACCTTCCTGGAGTTCGGCGAGGACCTCGAGTCCGTGGACATGCTGACCTTCACCGACACGAAGAAGTACACGGACAGGCTGAAGGAAGCGAAGAAGAAAACGGGACGCAAGGAGGCGGTCATTACGGGATCGGCGAAGATCAACGGGATCGACGTCGTCCTCGCCGTCCTCGACTTCGAGTTCCTCGGCGGGTCGATGGGCTGCGTAGTTGGGGAAAAGGTCACCGCCGCCGCCGAGTCCGCGCTGGAGCTGTCCTTCCCCCTGATCGTTTTCAGCGCTTCCGGGGGCGCAAGGATGCAGGAAGGGGTCCTGTCGCTCATGCAGATGGCGAAGACGAGCGCCGCCCTCGCGCGGCTGGCCGACGCGCGCCTGCCGTTCATAAGCGTACTTACGGACCCAACGACGGGGGGAGTCGCCGCAAGCTTCGCCATGCTGGGAGACATCATAGTATCCGAGCCTGGCGCCCTTATCGGGTTCGCCGGGCCGCGGGTGATCGAGCAGACGATCAAGCAGAAACTGCCCGAAGGGTTCCAGAGGGCGGAGTTTCTCCTCGAACACGGAATGATAGACATCATCGTGGAGCGGACCCGCCTGAAGCCCACGCTTACCCAGCTGCTCCGCTTCATGACGGCATTCCCCGGGAAATGA
- a CDS encoding phosphoribosylanthranilate isomerase — protein sequence MKLFRIKVCGVTSAQDAALAASLGADAVGINFYKGSRRHVPVSEAAPIVAAVRGKAVPVAVFVNELPETIESVCRLLKIDMVQLSGHEPPAAARRLKFFRIKAVHLRDGSELNLYGKYPCEAFLLDTSVPGEFGGTGKPFDWGKIEGMKPGKPWVLAGGLTHENVAAGIKTLHPDGVDVASGVEAAPGKKDQNMLRSFINNAKEAFEYARKH from the coding sequence TTGAAGCTGTTCAGGATCAAGGTCTGCGGGGTGACTTCGGCGCAGGACGCGGCGCTGGCGGCTTCGTTGGGCGCCGACGCCGTCGGCATAAATTTCTACAAGGGATCGCGTAGGCACGTCCCTGTGTCGGAGGCCGCACCGATCGTCGCGGCTGTGCGAGGCAAGGCCGTTCCGGTGGCGGTGTTCGTCAACGAGCTCCCGGAAACTATCGAGAGCGTCTGCCGGCTTCTGAAGATCGATATGGTGCAGCTTTCAGGGCATGAGCCCCCGGCCGCGGCACGGAGGCTGAAATTTTTCCGGATCAAGGCGGTGCATCTTCGCGACGGCTCGGAACTGAACCTGTACGGGAAATACCCGTGCGAAGCGTTCCTGCTGGACACCTCCGTTCCGGGAGAGTTCGGGGGCACCGGAAAGCCGTTCGATTGGGGAAAGATCGAAGGAATGAAGCCCGGGAAGCCCTGGGTGCTTGCCGGCGGGCTTACACACGAGAACGTGGCGGCTGGGATAAAAACCTTGCATCCGGACGGTGTGGACGTGGCGAGCGGAGTCGAAGCGGCGCCGGGGAAAAAGGACCAGAATATGTTAAGGTCTTTCATTAATAATGCGAAGGAAGCATTTGAATATGCTCGAAAACATTAA
- the trpB gene encoding tryptophan synthase subunit beta, producing the protein MLENIKYKMPDSCGHFGPFGGRYVAETLMAALIELETAYGKASSDRGFSAELSGLLRNYAGRPTPLYFAGRLTEKAGGARIYLKREDLAHTGSHKINNTLGQGLLAHRMGKRRVIAETGAGQHGVATATVCAKLGIDCAVYMGSEDVRRQELNVFRMRLLGSGVIPVESGSKTLKDAMNEALRDWVTNVRTTYYLIGSTAGPHPYPMMVRDFQSVIGKETLRQFRAVEGGLPSAVVACVGGGSNAMGIFTPFIPKRKVRLVGVEAAGHGLSSGKHGATLCRGRVGVLHGSKSFVIQDDDGQIREAHSISAGLDYPGVGPEHSYLKSTGRAKYVSITDEQALEGFDLLSRYEGILPALESSHALAYGIRMARSMRRSESVVINVSGRGDKDITILSERMGGAHVAD; encoded by the coding sequence ATGCTCGAAAACATTAAGTACAAAATGCCGGATTCCTGCGGGCATTTCGGGCCTTTCGGGGGGCGGTACGTCGCCGAGACGCTCATGGCGGCCCTGATAGAGCTTGAAACCGCGTACGGGAAGGCTTCCTCCGACAGGGGGTTCTCGGCGGAGCTATCCGGACTGCTGCGTAATTATGCGGGGCGCCCCACCCCTCTGTACTTTGCGGGCAGGCTTACGGAGAAGGCAGGCGGCGCGAGGATTTACCTCAAGCGCGAGGACCTGGCGCATACCGGTTCCCACAAGATCAACAATACGCTCGGGCAGGGGCTACTCGCTCACCGAATGGGGAAAAGGCGGGTCATCGCGGAAACCGGCGCGGGACAGCACGGCGTGGCGACCGCCACCGTATGCGCGAAGCTCGGCATCGATTGCGCGGTTTACATGGGTTCGGAGGACGTACGGCGCCAGGAGTTGAACGTTTTCCGGATGCGGCTTCTGGGATCCGGGGTGATCCCCGTGGAATCCGGAAGCAAAACGCTTAAGGACGCCATGAACGAAGCGCTGCGGGATTGGGTCACCAACGTGCGAACGACCTATTACCTGATCGGCTCGACAGCCGGCCCGCACCCGTATCCCATGATGGTCCGCGACTTCCAGTCGGTAATAGGAAAGGAAACCCTGCGGCAGTTCCGCGCCGTGGAGGGCGGGCTGCCTTCCGCCGTCGTCGCCTGCGTAGGCGGAGGAAGCAACGCCATGGGGATCTTCACGCCGTTCATCCCGAAGAGGAAAGTCCGGCTGGTAGGCGTCGAGGCCGCGGGCCATGGCCTGTCCTCGGGGAAACACGGCGCGACGCTGTGCAGGGGGCGCGTCGGCGTCCTTCACGGAAGCAAGTCCTTCGTGATCCAGGACGACGACGGGCAGATCCGGGAGGCGCATTCCATTTCGGCAGGACTGGACTACCCCGGGGTGGGCCCGGAACATTCTTATCTTAAGTCCACCGGCAGGGCGAAATACGTATCCATTACGGACGAGCAGGCGCTGGAAGGGTTCGACCTCCTGTCGAGATACGAAGGGATACTTCCGGCGCTCGAGTCCTCGCACGCCCTCGCTTACGGCATCCGAATGGCGCGAAGCATGCGGCGGTCCGAGTCCGTCGTCATAAACGTGTCCGGCAGGGGGGACAAGGACATTACCATCCTTTCGGAGAGAATGGGGGGGGCGCATGTCGCGGATTGA
- a CDS encoding tryptophan synthase subunit alpha has product MSRIEEVFASLARRGEKGLVVYLTAGDPDAGSSLAYLRAAADGGADILEVGIPFSDPMADGPTIQAASRRALDGGMTVDRALSMVRDLRKTHPLPVVLFGYYNPFFSYGVRRFCKVAKASGADGTLVVDLPYEEAGEMAPEARMAGLDWIPLASPTSSLPRIRKAVDSGSGFLYLISVTGITGARTSLPADVAAWAKAVKLRSRLPVAVGFGISTPGMARGVAGFADAAVVGSACVKIVEKHGASRTGPEALRRFVRSLKKELR; this is encoded by the coding sequence ATGTCGCGGATTGAGGAAGTTTTCGCGTCCCTCGCAAGACGAGGAGAAAAGGGCCTCGTGGTCTACCTGACGGCGGGGGACCCGGATGCCGGGTCATCGCTTGCATATCTTCGCGCGGCGGCGGACGGCGGAGCGGACATTCTCGAAGTGGGGATCCCGTTTTCCGACCCGATGGCAGACGGCCCGACGATACAGGCAGCCTCCCGGCGCGCCCTGGACGGCGGGATGACGGTTGACCGGGCGCTTTCCATGGTCCGGGACCTAAGGAAAACCCATCCGCTGCCCGTCGTACTGTTCGGTTACTACAATCCGTTTTTCAGCTACGGCGTGCGCCGTTTCTGCAAGGTTGCGAAGGCCTCGGGGGCGGACGGAACGCTCGTGGTCGACCTGCCGTACGAGGAAGCCGGGGAGATGGCGCCGGAAGCTCGGATGGCGGGGCTTGACTGGATTCCGCTGGCTTCGCCGACGAGCAGTCTCCCGAGGATACGCAAGGCTGTCGATTCCGGCTCCGGTTTCCTGTACCTTATTTCAGTGACCGGAATCACGGGGGCCAGGACGTCGCTGCCGGCCGATGTCGCCGCCTGGGCGAAGGCGGTGAAGTTGCGCAGCAGGCTTCCCGTCGCGGTGGGATTCGGCATATCCACGCCGGGAATGGCTCGCGGGGTTGCCGGATTTGCGGATGCGGCGGTCGTCGGGAGCGCCTGCGTGAAGATCGTGGAGAAGCACGGCGCGTCGCGCACCGGGCCGGAAGCGCTCAGGCGTTTCGTTCGGTCCCTCAAAAAGGAATTGAGGTGA
- a CDS encoding TrpB-like pyridoxal phosphate-dependent enzyme codes for METKIVLKDSEIPKTWYNILADMPNPPAPVLHPGTGKPVTPDDLLPLFPMSIIEQEVSTQRFIPIPEEVRKVYALWRPTPMYRARRLEAAIGTRSRIYYKYEGTSPAGSHKPNTSIPQAYFNRMAGRKRIATETGAGQWGSALALGASFFGLEAKVYMVRVSYSQKPYRRMLMESYGATVVPSPSPDTQSGKAILAGNPDSPGSLGIAISEAVEDAATREDTSYALGSVLNHVLLHQTVIGEECREQMKIAGDYPDVVIACCGGGSNLAGIGFPFLRDKFSGAKNPRVVAVEPASCPTLTKGIYAYDFGDTAKLTPLVKMYTLGHDFVPAGIHAGGLRYHGDSPLVSQLYHEGLIEAQAYPQNMVFESALAFSRSEGILPAPESSHAVHCAIAEAKKADEEGKEKAILFNLSGHGFFDLAAYDDFLAGRLTDHEHPASDIREALARLPQVEE; via the coding sequence GTGGAAACGAAGATCGTGCTGAAGGATTCGGAAATCCCGAAGACCTGGTATAACATCCTTGCGGACATGCCGAACCCTCCCGCGCCGGTGCTGCACCCCGGGACGGGGAAACCCGTCACTCCGGACGACCTGCTTCCCCTCTTCCCGATGTCGATCATCGAGCAGGAAGTTTCAACGCAGAGGTTCATTCCCATTCCGGAAGAGGTGAGAAAGGTATACGCATTATGGCGCCCCACGCCGATGTACCGCGCCAGGCGCCTCGAAGCGGCGATCGGGACCCGCTCCCGCATCTATTACAAGTACGAGGGGACCAGTCCGGCGGGAAGCCACAAGCCGAACACTTCCATCCCGCAGGCGTACTTCAACAGGATGGCGGGCAGGAAGCGCATCGCGACGGAGACGGGAGCGGGGCAGTGGGGCTCCGCGCTCGCGCTGGGCGCATCGTTCTTCGGCCTGGAAGCGAAGGTGTACATGGTGAGGGTGAGCTACAGCCAGAAACCGTACCGCAGGATGCTGATGGAGTCCTATGGTGCGACGGTCGTCCCGTCTCCGAGCCCGGATACGCAAAGCGGGAAGGCCATCCTCGCCGGAAATCCGGATTCCCCGGGCTCTCTTGGAATCGCCATAAGCGAGGCAGTCGAGGATGCGGCAACGCGCGAGGATACCAGCTATGCGCTCGGGTCCGTCCTGAACCACGTCCTTCTCCACCAGACGGTGATCGGGGAGGAATGCCGGGAACAGATGAAGATCGCGGGGGATTATCCCGACGTCGTCATAGCCTGCTGCGGGGGCGGAAGCAACCTCGCGGGGATCGGGTTTCCGTTCCTGCGGGACAAGTTCTCCGGGGCGAAGAATCCAAGGGTCGTCGCCGTGGAGCCCGCGTCCTGCCCCACGCTTACAAAGGGGATCTACGCTTACGATTTCGGGGATACTGCGAAGCTGACGCCGTTGGTCAAAATGTATACGCTGGGGCACGATTTCGTTCCGGCCGGGATCCACGCCGGTGGGCTGCGCTACCACGGTGATTCCCCGCTGGTCAGCCAGCTTTATCACGAAGGGCTGATCGAGGCGCAGGCCTATCCCCAGAACATGGTGTTCGAGAGCGCGCTCGCATTTTCACGGTCGGAGGGTATCCTGCCCGCGCCCGAATCGTCCCACGCCGTTCATTGCGCGATCGCCGAAGCGAAAAAGGCGGACGAGGAAGGGAAAGAGAAGGCCATCCTGTTCAACCTCAGCGGTCACGGGTTCTTCGACCTGGCCGCGTACGACGATTTCCTGGCGGGAAGGCTGACCGATCACGAGCATCCCGCGAGCGATATCCGGGAGGCGCTCGCGCGGCTGCCGCAGGTGGAGGAATAG
- the rfbD gene encoding dTDP-4-dehydrorhamnose reductase, with protein MTDTNERAVEAPGQVKRRMLITGGSGLLGKEIFGVFEGDYDVHATDVKDCDVSNPVDCRRVMREFRPMTVVHCAAYTAVDRAETEEKRAFAVNAGGTRNIARQCREQGALLVAYGSDYIFDGKSRRPYAEDDEANPLSAYGRTKWEAEKALREEAPDHLLVRSQWLYGPHGRNFVFAVLEKARRGETLRVANDQTGCPTFARDLAEATRRLIDAGARGTFHFSNEGETTWYGFARFIFAHACSGPVSVAPAVASELPYPAPRPAYSVLDKRKYRDATGAFPRRWDDAVLEFIKKTCEKGVAW; from the coding sequence ATGACGGATACGAACGAACGGGCGGTAGAGGCGCCGGGACAGGTTAAACGGCGGATGTTGATCACCGGGGGCAGCGGTCTGCTCGGAAAAGAGATTTTCGGCGTTTTCGAAGGCGACTACGACGTGCATGCCACGGACGTGAAGGATTGCGACGTCTCGAATCCCGTGGATTGCCGAAGGGTAATGCGAGAGTTCCGGCCGATGACCGTCGTGCATTGCGCAGCGTATACCGCGGTGGACCGGGCGGAAACCGAGGAGAAGCGCGCGTTCGCGGTGAACGCCGGGGGAACGAGGAACATTGCGCGTCAATGCAGGGAACAGGGCGCCCTGCTGGTGGCATACGGGTCGGATTACATATTCGACGGGAAATCCCGGCGACCCTATGCGGAAGACGACGAGGCGAACCCGCTCTCGGCATACGGCAGGACCAAGTGGGAGGCGGAAAAGGCGCTCCGGGAGGAAGCCCCCGACCACCTTCTTGTCCGGTCGCAGTGGCTATACGGGCCGCACGGCAGGAACTTCGTGTTCGCCGTGCTGGAAAAGGCCCGCAGGGGGGAAACGCTGCGCGTGGCGAACGACCAGACCGGCTGTCCGACGTTCGCGCGCGATCTCGCGGAGGCGACCCGCCGCCTCATCGATGCGGGGGCGCGGGGCACCTTCCATTTTTCGAACGAAGGGGAGACCACCTGGTACGGATTCGCCCGCTTTATCTTTGCGCACGCATGCTCCGGGCCGGTTTCCGTGGCGCCGGCCGTCGCCTCCGAACTGCCGTATCCGGCGCCGAGACCCGCCTATTCCGTGCTCGACAAGAGAAAGTACCGCGACGCTACGGGAGCGTTTCCGAGGCGTTGGGATGATGCCGTCCTTGAATTCATAAAAAAAACTTGCGAGAAAGGAGTGGCCTGGTAA
- a CDS encoding NAD-dependent epimerase/dehydratase family protein yields the protein MRIIVTGGAGFIGSNIADSYVADGHEVMVIDNLSSGKKENVPSAARFVLCDISSDTADEAVRTFRPEIINHHAAQIDVRSSVKDPQFDAQVNIIGSIRLLEAARVHGARKFIFASSGGAGYGEQEKFPADENHPVRPLSPYGAAKMSVELYMNFFRAQYGLEYTALRYANVYGPRQDSHGEAGVVAIFAERLLRDQAAIVNGDGEQTRDFVFVGDVVRANLAALSRGDGKSINIGTGVETNINTVFRALRDLSGSRQEEIHGPGMPGEQRRSCLENLMASVELGWYPETPLEEGLARTLEFFREKIKNTGTW from the coding sequence ATGCGCATAATCGTCACGGGGGGAGCGGGGTTCATCGGTTCCAACATCGCCGACTCTTACGTAGCCGACGGGCATGAAGTCATGGTGATCGACAACCTGTCGTCGGGGAAAAAGGAGAACGTCCCTTCCGCCGCGCGCTTCGTCCTTTGCGACATCTCCTCCGACACCGCCGACGAGGCGGTCCGCACCTTCCGCCCGGAAATCATCAACCACCATGCCGCGCAGATAGACGTTCGCTCTTCAGTAAAGGACCCGCAGTTCGACGCGCAGGTGAACATCATCGGATCCATCAGGCTCCTGGAGGCCGCCCGCGTGCATGGAGCGAGAAAATTCATCTTCGCCTCTTCGGGAGGCGCCGGATACGGGGAGCAGGAGAAGTTTCCCGCAGACGAAAACCACCCCGTCCGGCCCCTCAGTCCCTACGGGGCCGCGAAGATGTCCGTTGAGCTGTACATGAACTTTTTCCGGGCGCAATACGGCCTGGAATACACCGCTCTCCGGTACGCCAACGTGTACGGTCCAAGGCAGGATTCCCACGGCGAAGCGGGGGTGGTCGCCATATTCGCCGAGCGTCTCCTGCGTGACCAGGCGGCAATCGTAAACGGCGACGGGGAACAGACCCGGGACTTCGTATTCGTGGGCGACGTGGTGCGCGCGAACCTGGCGGCGCTTTCCCGCGGAGACGGGAAGTCCATCAACATCGGCACCGGCGTGGAGACGAACATCAACACCGTCTTCCGCGCCCTTCGGGACCTATCGGGAAGCCGGCAGGAGGAGATCCACGGCCCGGGCATGCCGGGAGAGCAGCGCCGCTCATGCCTGGAGAACCTTATGGCGTCCGTCGAGCTGGGATGGTATCCTGAAACTCCGCTGGAGGAAGGTCTCGCCCGCACGCTGGAATTCTTCCGGGAAAAGATAAAAAACACCGGCACGTGGTAG
- the lepA gene encoding elongation factor 4: MRIEHIRNFSIIAHIDHGKSTLADRLLEFTGTLTEREKVDQFLDKMDIERERGITIKAQTVRMRYRAKDGKEYVLNLIDTPGHVDFSYEVSRSLCACEGAVLVVDASQGVEAQTLANVYMALEQNLEIVTVLNKIDLPNAEPDRVKREIEEVIGLDTADIIEASAKKGTGIEEILERIVRKVPPPSGEPEAPPKALIVDSWFDNYQGVVILARMFEGTLRPAQKIILMSTGNVFEIQKVGVFCPHPKEVESLGPGEVGFVIANIKDLNETKVGDTITDAKNRAAVPLPGFKVVRPMVFAGFYPVISDEYGQLRTAIEKLRLNDASFTAEPETSVALGFGFRCGFLGLLHMEIVQERLEREYGVELITTAPTVGYRAVKIDGTVDLVDSPARLPEPLELDHIEEPVILATLHLPSEHLGAVLKLCEERRGVQRQMKFASSNRVILEYELPLNEVVLDFYDLLKTASRGYASMDYEFLEFRRSNLVKLDILLNGEKVDALSLIVHRDNAYPKGRDVTERLRKLIPRQMFEVVIQAAIGSKIIARESIRAIRKNVIAKCYGGDITRKRKLLEKQKEGKKRMKQVGTVEIPQEAFLSILKVKE, from the coding sequence ATGCGCATAGAGCACATCCGAAATTTCTCCATCATCGCACACATCGACCACGGGAAATCCACGCTCGCCGACCGGCTCCTGGAGTTCACGGGAACGCTCACCGAGCGCGAGAAGGTCGACCAGTTCCTCGACAAGATGGACATCGAGCGGGAGCGGGGGATCACCATAAAGGCGCAGACCGTCCGGATGCGTTACCGCGCCAAGGACGGAAAGGAGTACGTCCTCAACCTGATCGACACGCCGGGGCACGTCGATTTCTCCTACGAGGTTTCGCGGAGTCTCTGCGCCTGCGAGGGGGCCGTCCTGGTCGTGGACGCTTCGCAGGGGGTGGAGGCCCAGACGCTGGCGAACGTCTACATGGCGCTGGAGCAGAACCTCGAGATCGTCACGGTGCTGAACAAGATCGATCTTCCGAACGCCGAGCCGGACCGGGTCAAGCGCGAGATCGAGGAAGTGATCGGGCTGGACACGGCGGACATCATCGAGGCGAGCGCGAAGAAGGGGACGGGAATCGAGGAGATCCTCGAGCGGATCGTCCGGAAGGTGCCGCCACCCTCGGGCGAGCCCGAGGCGCCTCCCAAGGCGCTGATCGTCGACTCCTGGTTCGACAACTACCAGGGAGTGGTGATCCTCGCCCGGATGTTCGAGGGGACGCTGCGGCCCGCGCAGAAGATCATCCTCATGTCGACGGGGAACGTCTTCGAGATCCAGAAGGTGGGGGTCTTCTGCCCCCATCCGAAGGAGGTCGAGTCGCTGGGCCCCGGAGAAGTCGGGTTCGTCATCGCCAACATCAAGGACCTCAATGAGACCAAGGTAGGCGATACCATCACCGATGCGAAGAACCGGGCGGCGGTACCCCTTCCGGGGTTCAAGGTCGTGCGGCCGATGGTGTTCGCCGGATTCTACCCCGTGATCTCCGATGAATACGGCCAGCTGCGCACCGCAATCGAGAAGCTCCGCTTGAACGACGCCTCTTTCACCGCGGAACCGGAAACCTCCGTTGCGCTGGGGTTCGGCTTCCGGTGCGGGTTCCTCGGCCTTCTCCACATGGAGATCGTGCAGGAACGGCTGGAACGGGAGTACGGGGTGGAACTCATCACCACGGCCCCCACCGTCGGATACCGGGCGGTGAAAATCGACGGGACCGTCGATTTGGTCGACAGCCCGGCGCGGCTGCCGGAGCCCCTGGAGCTGGACCACATCGAGGAGCCGGTCATACTGGCGACCCTCCATCTTCCATCGGAGCATCTCGGGGCGGTGCTCAAGCTTTGCGAGGAGCGACGCGGCGTCCAGCGCCAGATGAAGTTCGCATCCTCCAACCGGGTCATCCTGGAGTACGAATTGCCGTTGAACGAGGTCGTCCTCGACTTCTACGACCTGCTGAAGACCGCATCGCGAGGGTACGCGTCCATGGACTACGAATTCCTCGAGTTCCGGCGGTCCAACCTGGTGAAGCTCGACATCCTTCTTAACGGAGAAAAGGTGGACGCCCTGTCCCTGATCGTGCACAGGGACAACGCCTACCCGAAGGGGAGGGACGTGACGGAACGGCTCCGGAAGCTGATCCCCCGTCAGATGTTCGAGGTGGTGATCCAGGCGGCGATCGGATCGAAGATCATCGCCCGCGAGTCGATCCGGGCGATCCGGAAGAACGTCATCGCGAAATGCTATGGCGGAGACATAACCCGGAAACGGAAGCTGCTGGAAAAACAGAAGGAAGGGAAGAAGCGGATGAAGCAGGTCGGCACAGTCGAAATCCCGCAGGAAGCCTTCCTTTCGATCCTCAAGGTCAAGGAATAG